The proteins below come from a single Mangifera indica cultivar Alphonso chromosome 16, CATAS_Mindica_2.1, whole genome shotgun sequence genomic window:
- the LOC123198813 gene encoding probable xyloglucan endotransglucosylase/hydrolase protein 7, producing MGSIRNYVVLLCLLSFAFFLSVSGRPATFLEDFRVTWAESHIRQIDAGRAIQLVLDQNSGCGFTSKRQYLFGRVSMKLKLITGDSAGTVTAFYMNSDTDTIRDELDFEFLGNRSGQPYTVQTNVYAHGKGDREQRVNLWFDPAADFHTYSIFWNHHHVVFYVDDVPIRVYKNSGKVPFPTYQPMGVYSTLWEADDWATRGGLEKIDWSRAPFYAYYKDFDIEGCPVPGPTNCASNAGNWWEASNYQALNPIEARKYRWVRINHMIYDYCTDKSRYPVTPPECLAGI from the exons ATGGGTTCGATAAGAAATTATGTAGTTTTACTTTGCCTTTTAAGTTTTGCATTCTTTCTCTCAGTTTCAGGGCGACCGGCTACGTTTCTCGAAGACTTTAGAGTCACATGGGCTGAATCCCATATCAGGCAAATTGATGCCGGGAGGGCCATTCAATTGGTTCTTGACCAAAATTCAG GATGTGGGTTTACTTCCAAAAGGCAATATTTGTTTGGGCGTGTAAGCATGAAGCTCAAGCTTATTACTGGAGACTCTGCAGGAACTGTCACTGCATTTTAC ATGAATTCTGACACCGACACTATAAGAGACGAGCTGGATTTTGAGTTCTTGGGGAATCGGAGTGGTCAGCCTTACACAGTGCAAACCAATGTCTACGCTCATGGGAAAGGCGACAGGGAACAAAGAGTCAACCTCTGGTTTGATCCAGCAGCTGATTTCCACACTTACTCCATTTTCTGGAACCATCACCATGTTGT AttttatgtggatgatgtgcCAATTAGGGTTTACAAGAACAGCGGCAAGGTCCCATTTCCAACGTACCAACCGATGGGAGTTTACTCAACACTGTGGGAAGCCGACGATTGGGCAACAAGAGGCGGCCTGGAGAAAATTGATTGGAGCAGAGCGCCTTTTTATGCATACTACAAAGACTTTGACATTGAAGGATGCCCAGTTCCAGGGCCAACAAATTGTGCCTCTAACGCAGGAAACTGGTGGGAGGCAAGCAATTATCAGGCCCTCAACCCTATCGAAGCAAGAAAATACAGGTGGGTTCGTATAAACCACATGATTTATGATTACTGCACTGATAAATCAAGATACCCAGTTACCCCACCAGAATGCTTGGCCGGcatataa